Proteins from one Mixophyes fleayi isolate aMixFle1 chromosome 9, aMixFle1.hap1, whole genome shotgun sequence genomic window:
- the LOC142101924 gene encoding uncharacterized protein LOC142101924: MMDHYHSFKSLECTMVKPGVMVKIEEEELYNPQSDESPETSTGYAHIKPEAHVKPEQEEELYMQGDLQSEDESLPENSTGYAMGNPDIVVKTEGDEEESYIRSDGMFEDEEFPQTSTGRRLKSEIVVKIEEDDGAYVMDDHQFEERYSSPDASPDYVLVKVKEEEEEEEPYGMDFQPRGMKGSRPHTSSGRAHRLSSKMVIDIDQLIQMVQDRPELYDPKVPSYADRYKKRKAWDEICAAVVPDWELCGEKEKNIKAKEIQTRWRSLKDCFRRELTLQKKLEKSGIPTNRRRKYVHYDGLLFLEPTMKMRDIKDPVEILQPIDVEQAASPTSPQPPPPPPPPPPPPPPALPPAPAPTPVAPPKRNKKKAANTTESEWEKHLLSVMDTLKKKTEEKTDSDEIFLRSLLPFVKKVPEDRKIDMQLSMMHVVKRFMEPVQPTPQKSKWKSVNSTHISRQAPSYEQTLFTPSQTHSYQHPTSPQPSLPTFERSYKPTASQSQPPSFQYSQEQEILQGPQPYSSPSSSSSSINPSPQSHRDSPYYFDL; this comes from the exons ATGATGGACCATTATCATTCATTTAAGTCCCTTG aatgtaccatgGTAAAACCAGGGGTCATGGTGAAGATAGAAGAGGAAGAACTGTACAATCCTCAGAGTGACGAGAGTCCAGAGACCAGTACAG GATATGCCCATATCAAGCCTGAAGCTCACGTTAAGCCTGAACAGGAGGAAGAGCTGTATATGCAGGGTGACCTGCAGTCTGAGGATGAGAGTCTTCCTGAGAACAGCACAG GTTATGCAATGGGCAATCCTGATATTGTGGTAAAGACCGAGGGAGATGAGGAAGAGTCGTATATAAGGAGTGACGGGATGTTTGAAGACGAAGAATTTCCTCAGACGAGTACAG GACGTCGTCTGAAGTCAGAAATTGTGGTGAAAATTGAAGAAGACGACGGGGCGTATGTAATGGATGATCATCAGTTTGAGGAGAGGTACAGCTCCCCCGACGCTAGCCCAG ATTATGTCCTAGTGAAGGttaaagaggaggaagaagaggaagagccTTACGGGATGGATTTTCAGCCTCGTGGGATGAAAGGAAGTCGTCCTCATACCAGTTCAG GGAGGGCCCACAGGTTGTCTTCCAAAATGGTGATTGACATTGATCAGCTGATTCAGATGGTGCAGGATCGGCCGGAGCTGTATGACCCCAAAGTGCCTTCCTACGCTGATAGGTATAAGAAGAGAAAAGCTTGGGATGAGATCTGCGCCGCTGTGGTTCCTGACTGGGAGCTGTGTggtgaaaaagagaaaaatatcaaag CCAAAGAAATTCAGACGCGGTGGCGCTCCCTTAAAGATTGCTTCAGGAGGGAACTCACGTTACAGAAGAAACTGGAAAAAAGTGGAATCCCGacaaacaggaggaggaaataCGTCCACTACGATGGTCTTCTCTTCTTGGAGCCCACTATGAAGATGCGAGA CATCAAGGATCCGGTTGAAATATTACAGCCAATCGATGTGGAACAAGCAGCAAGCCCAACGTCACCACAACCACCTCCTCCACCTCCACCGCCGCCGCCACCACCACCTCCTGCTCTTCCACCCGCACCAGCTCCAACCCCGGTGGCACCTCcaaaaagaaacaagaaaaaagCTGCAAACACGACAGAAAGTGAGTGGGAAAAGCACCTGTTAAGTGTCATGGACACTCTTAAAAAGAAAACGGAGGAAAAAACAGATTCGGATGAGATCTTTCTAAGGAGCCTGTTGCCTTTCGTCAAAAAAGTTCCAGAGGACAGGAAAATTGACATGCAGTTGAGCATGATGCATGTGGTGAAAAGGTTTATGGAGCCGGTGCAGCCAACGCCACAAAAATCCAAATGGAAAAGTGTCAACTCCACCCATATTTCACGGCAAGCCCCGTCTTATGAACAAACTTTATTTACACCCTcccagacacacagttaccagcATCCAACGTCACCACAACCCTCGCTCCCAACGTTTGAACGATCTTACAAACCCACAGCCTCCCAATCACAGCCCCCATCATTTCAGTACTCTCAGGAACAAGAAATCTTGCAGGGTCCTCAGCCATATTCAtcaccatcctcctcctcatcctcaatCAACCCCTCACCGCAAAGTCATAGAGACTCTCCATACTACTTTGATTTGTAG